One genomic segment of Gopherus flavomarginatus isolate rGopFla2 chromosome 11, rGopFla2.mat.asm, whole genome shotgun sequence includes these proteins:
- the LOC127031759 gene encoding olfactory receptor 10S1-like: MKPGNQTPVTEFILEGLPNTRELPSLFFLLFLLLYLLTLMGNALTLLTVLCNSQLHALPMYCFLGHLSFLDTCLSSVTVPKILAGLVGPSGRAISFGGCVVQLYTFHFLWSTECFLYTVMAYDRFLAVCQPLHYSVVMSRKTCLWLAAGTWLTGSIHAVIQAFLTFRLPYCGPNQVEYFLCDIPAMLKLACADTAANQVVILANIGVVAASCFLLICVSYAYIASAILKIRTVQGRQWAFSTCSAHLTLVLLYYGPPVFIYLHPSSSQASDGAVAVFYTAVTPLLNPFIYTLRNKEMKKALRKVVCRQTLSLHA; encoded by the coding sequence ATGAAGCCAGGAAACCAAACGCCGGTGACAGAATTCATCCTGGAGGGACTCCCAAACACCAGGGAGCTTccctctctcttcttcctcctcttcctcctcctctacctGCTCACCCTGATGGGCAACGCCCTCACCCTGCTGACTGTGCTCTGCAATTCTCAACTCCATGCCCTGCCCATGTACTGCTTCCTTGGCCACCTCTCCTTCCTTGATACCTGCCTCTCCTCCGTCACTGTGCCCAAGATCCTGGCTGGCTTGGTGGGGCCCAGTGGCAGGGCCATCTCCTTCGGCGGCTGCGTGGTGCAGCTCTACACCTTCCATTTTCTGTGGAGCACGGAGTGCTTCCTCTATACGGTAATGGCCTATGACCGCTTCCTGGCCGTCTGCCAGCCCCTGCACTACAGCGTGGTGATGAGCAGAAAGACCTGCCTGTGGCTGGCAGCTGGCACCTGGCTAACCGGCTCAATCCATGCCGTGATCCAGGCCTTCCTGACCTTTCGCCTGCCCTACTGCGGCCCCAACCAGGTAGAATACTTTCTCTGCGACATCCCCGCCATGCTGAAGCTGGCCTGCGCTGACACAGCTGCCAACCAAGTCGTCATTCTGGCCAACATTGGGGTGGTGGCGGCCAGCTGCTTCCTGCTCATTTGTGTTTCTTATGCCTACATAGCCTCTGCCATCCTGAAGATCCGCACGGTCCAAGGGAGGCAGTGGGCGTTCTCCACCTGCAGCGCCCACCTCACCCTGGTGCTGCTGTATTATGGGCCCCCAGTCTTCATATACCTGCATCCCTCTTCGAGTCAAGCATCCGACGGGGCAGTGGCTGTATTCTATACTGCAGTCACCCCTCTGCTGAACCCCTTTATATATaccctgaggaacaaggagatgaaAAAGGCCTTGAGGAAAGTAGTTTGCAGACAAACACTTTCTCTGCATGCATAA